GTCAGGCAGGTGCTCTCGTCCTCGGTATTTCAAGGGCACTCTTAAAGTTTAACCCTGAACTCAGGAAAGAGTTAAAATTAAAAGGATTCCTGAAGCGTGACCCGAGAGAGAAGGAACGTAGAAAATATGGTAAAGCGAAAGCAAGGAAGTCATTCCAATGGACAAAGCGTTAAGTGTAAAAGATTTGATTGAGGCTGGAGTCCACCTTGGGCACAAGAGTGATCGCTGGAACCCAAAGATGAAGCCATTTATATTTGCAGAACGCAAAGGAATACATGTGATTGACCCAGAAAAGACTATTGAGTTCTTAAATAAAGCCTGTGAGTCTGTGAGGAAAGCGATGAGTGAAGGGGCTACTATACTATTTGTGGGAACGAAGAAACAAATTGCTGATATAGTGAAAGAGGAGGCTTTGAGGTGTGGTGCATTTTATTGTACACAGCGCTGGCTTGGTGGCACGCTTACAAATTTTGTTACAATAAGAAAAACTGTTGACAGGATGAAGTTAATTGAAGCACAAAAAGAGGAAAATGACCGTGGAGACCTAACAAAGAAAGAAATCTTATCACTTGAGCGGATGCTTAAGAAAATGCAAAGGAATTTGGAAGGTATAAAGGATATGGATGAACTTCCAGGAATTGTCTATATCACAGATATCAAGAAGGATAAGATAGCTGTCGATGAGGCAGTGAGACTTAAAATTCCTATAATAGGTATTGTTGATACAAATGTAGACCCTGAGCCAATTACATTCCCAATTCCTGGGAATGATGATGCAATAAAATCTGTTAGGTTAATAACACAGGCAGTTGCAGATTCAGTATTAGAAGGGAAAGCCGAGTTTAAAAGGCGAGAAAGTGAAAGTAGAGGTTAATTTAATAAAGGAATTGAAAGATAAAACAGATGCCGGGATAATGGATTGTAAGGAGGCTTTGCTTGCAACTAATGGTGATATAGAAAAAGCAATTGATTATCTAAGAAAAAAGGGGATTGCAAAGGCAACTGAGCGAATGGATAGGTCTACAGGTGAAGGTATTATTGAGTCCTACATTCACCCTGGTGCGAGGCTCGGTGTCTTATTAGATATCAGGTGTGAAACAGATTTTGCTGCTAGGACACAAGAATTTAAGCAGCTTGCAAAAGATATTGCAATGCAAGTGGCTGCATCTAATCCAAAATGGATATCAAGAGAGGATGTCCCAAAAGAAGAGGTTGAACATGAACTTGAAATTTACAGAGAGCAAGCAAAACGGACAGGTAAGCCTGAAAAGGTGATAGAGCAAATTGCAAAAGGAAAGCTTGATAAATTTTATAAAGAAGTATGCCTTCTTCAGCAACCATTTATAAAGAATTCAGAAATATCAGTTGAGGAACTTATAAAAGAATATATTTCAAAGCTACGTGAAAACATTCGTGTAAAAAGGTTTGTTAGATTCAGGATAGAAGAGTAGACGATATAGGGTAGGTTTGGGTCTCCCGACCCAAACAGGTTCGTTAGATTTAGGATGGAAGAGTAGACTAAGGTATAATTATATTGATTGGTGATACAATTGTCAAAATAAAGGTGCCAGCTATTGCAGATAAAGAGATAGTAGAAGTTGATACATTGGTGGATACCGGTGCTACTTACACAGCACTACCAGAAGAATTTCTTGAAAAGCTTAAAGTGAAAAGAGTAAGAAAGGTGAAAATTGAATTTGCTAATGGTAATGTGGAAGAGCGTGATATAGGAAATGTATGGATAGAGGTTAATGGGATAAAAACGCCTAATCCTGTAATTTTTGCAAAAGAAAATGATGCAATTATTTTAGGCCTTGTAACACTTGAATCATGTGGGCTAATTCTTGACACTGTGAACAAAAAATTAGTCCCATTACCAAAAATTCATCATTATTAGATGAAGTTTCACAATTTATCGGGAATTGTAACCTTATCCTAAAGGATAGGATAACTTAAGACATTTTTTTGAAAACTGTTATAGTGGTAGGGAAGCCTGTGTAAGTCAGGCACAGCCCTCGCTGCTGTAATCCCGACCCCTGATATTCGTCGGGGAAAGTATACCTTAACAGGTCTTGAAGTGAGTCAAGACTAAAGTCACTGTCCCGTACATAGATTATGTGCGGGATGGGAAGGCGAGTTAAGGGAATTGGGAGAGCCAGAAAACCTCCACTATACAGTCCATTACTGCCTTCGAGGTGAGGGTAAAATGGATTTTTAATTTAACTCCATCCTTCATCCGAAGGATGGAGTTTTTTTATGGCAGAGATTACATTTATCATTGGCGGAGCATGTAGTGGTAAGAGTTCTTATGCTCTCCGTTTAGCTAATGCCTGCCTCGCCACCAGGCGGGAGTGTAAAAGTCAAGTAACCTACATAGCAACAGGCGTGCCTTGTGATGAAGAAATGGAATCAAAAATTGAAGCACATAAAAGGACTCGGCCAAAAGATTGGAAAGCGATAGAGGAACCATTTAATATTGAAGATGTGATTAAAAAATTGGATGTATCTACTGGAGTGATAATACTTGACTGTCTTACATTTTGGGTATCAAACTTACTTTTGCAGAAAGCAGAAAATGTAACTCAATTTGAGAATAATATTGTTAACCGTGTTTCAAAGTTTGCCTCTATACTCAAAGATATCAAATCTAAAGTAATTGTGGTCTCTAATGAAGTAGGTATGGGAGTTGTCCCTCGTACCCGATTAGGTCGTATCTTTAGAGATTACTTGGGGAAAGCAAATCAAATTGTAGCAAGTGATGCAAATGAAGCCTTTCTTTTAACTGCTGGTATACCAATTAAAGTGAAATAAGGGATGAGATGACAAAGAGATTAATCAGTGTGATTAAAGCAATAGAACCTATAGACAACAAGATTATAAAAAAAGCACAGTTGAAGATAGATTCTTTAACAAAGCCACAAGGTAGTCTTGGTCGGTTGGAAGAATTGGCGAAAAGGATTACAGAAATTACAAGAAATTTAAATCCGCCTATTAAGAACAAAGTCATCGTCACTATTGTAGGCGACCATGGCGTAGATGAAGGGGTAAGTGCCTACCCACAAGAAGTGACTGCCTAGATGGTGTATAACTTTATCCGTGGTGGCGCAGGTATAAATGTCATTGCGAGACATATTGGAGCAAAGGTTATATGATATGGGAGTGAAAGAAAAATTAAAAATAAAAAAAATAGGCTATGGGACAAAGAATTTTACTAAAGGACCTGCAATGAGTAGAGAAAAGGCTATTCAATCTATTGAGGCAGGAATGGATGTAGTTAACGAAATAAGTGGAATAAATATCTTAGGCCTCGGTGATATGGGGATTGGGAATACTACTCCAAGTAGTGCAATCATTGCTTATCTTAGTGGGCAGCCGATTAGGAATTTCACTGGGAGAGGCACAGGGATTGATGATGAGACATTTAATAGAAAAGTACGAGTCATATCAACAGCTGGCGCCTTAATAGCTACAGAGTTAGCTCCAATAGCAAAGGAATACATTATTGGATCACATAATTCTCAAGAAATTGGACATAGAGTTATGCTTGAGAGGATGGGATTAGTTCCTTTATTTGACCTCGGGTTACGGTTAGGTGAGGGAACGGGCGCAGCTTTAGGAATAAGTTTAGTGGAGGTAAGCATCAAAATTCTAACCCAGATGGCTACTTTTGCTAATGCTGTAGTATCGGGAAAAATTAGAAAATAGGAATTAGGAGTTAGAAAATGGGAAATAGGAAAACTATACTATCGTTTATTCTATTTTTCGGACTATTTTGTCATCTACTAAACGCAAGAGATAATTCAGGTATAGGATGCGATTCTATTAAATTTCCTCACCGAATAGTTTCTTTAGGGCCAGCTATAACTGAGGAAATTTATCTTTTAGGAGCAGAAGATAGACTTGTAGCTAACACTATATATTGTGAAAGACCGCCTGAAGCAAAGAAGAAAGAAAAAATAGGAACTGTAATAGAGATTAATGTAGAAAAAATAATAAGCTTTAAGCCAGATTTAGTTTTAGCTACTCCTCTAACAGACCCAAAAGCAAAAGAGAAATTGAAAAATTTAGGGCTAAAAGTGGTTACATTTCCTGTAGAAAAGGACTTCAACGAGATTTGTAGAAATTTCTTGGAATTAGGACAGATTATTGGCAAAAAGGAAGAGGCAGAAAAAATTATTTACCAGGTAAAAAATGAAGTAGATTCTATTAGTAAAAAAATTAAAACTTTGTCTAAACTTGAGGTAACACCTCCTAAAGTTTTTATTCAAGTAGGAGCAAACCCATTATTCACAGTGACTAAGGATTCTTTCCTAAACGATTTAATAGGGTTTGCTGGTGGTGTAAATATTGCTTTGGGAGCAAAAACTGGACTGTATAGCCGAGAAAAGGTTATACAACAAAATCCTGATGTTATCATTATTGTAACTATGGGGATTGTGGGGGAAAAAGAAATGAAGAGTTGGCAGAGATATAAGACCTTAAATGCAGTAAAAAATAATAGAATTTATATTATGGATTCTTATAAAGTTTGTAGTCCTACGCCAATAAGTTTTGTTGAGGCACTTGAAGAGTTAGTCAAAATTTTGCATTAATAAGAATGGATAGAAAATTAAGTCGTTGGCTTATTTGGATACTTGGATTAGTAGTAATCCTTATCACTGTGAGTATTTTTTCGTTAAGCATTGGGGCAGCTGGTATATCTTTTAAAAGAATTATTCCCTTAATTTTTAATGGCAAAGGGACTCCCGAATATAGTATTCTTTTTCAAATTCGTTTACCTCGTATTATTTTAGGCTTTGCCATAGGAAGTGCATTAAGTATTGCAGGTGTTATACTTCAAGGTATGTTTCACAATCCATTAGTTGAGCCATACACGTTAGGTATATCTGGTGGTGCAGCATTAGGTGTATGTTTAAATTTTGTATTTAGGCTTACTCGGATAGGAGTTCTATCTATTCCTGTAAGTGGCTTTTTAGGTGCAATTGCTGTAATTTTACTTGTTTATTCATTAAGCACGAGGAAAAGGAGACTGAAAATTCAAGAACTCCTTCTTACAGGGGTAATGATAAGTTTTATTTCATCGTCCTTAATTATGCTTATAATGGCCGTCTCTCGTGTTGAAAACCTTCAAGGAATTATTTTCTGGATAATGGGGTCATTGGAACAACCAAACTGGCTTCTTATAAAAATAGCACTCTTAATATCTATTTTGGGACTAATTATCTCTTATTTTTTCTCTGTTGACCTTAATGCGATTGCTTTAGGAGAAGAAGAGGCATTACATCTTGGTATAAATGTAGAAATGACCAAGAGGCTACTTTTTGTACTTGCCTCTTTACTCACTGGATGCAGTGTCTCAGTTGCAGGTATAATTGGGTTTGTAGGGTTAGTTATTCCACACTTTATGCGTATGTTTGTTGGAGTAGACCATCGTATACTGCTTGTCACTTCTGCTTTTGCTGGTGCTACATTTCTTATTCTTTGCGATACCTTATCAAGAACAATTGTTGCTCCTTTAGAACTGCCTGTTGGTGTAATTACAGGAATTTTAGGTGGTGTAATCTTTATCTATTTCTTGTATAAGAAACAGGTTGTATTAGGAGTAAAGTGATGCTTGAAGTAAAAGATTTAACTTGTGGATATGATTCAAAGTTTGTTCTCCAGGATATCAATTTTAAAATAGAGAAAGGCGAAATTTGTGGAATAATTGGTCCAAATGGGTCAGGTAAAACCACTTTACTCAGGGCGATAACCAAAGTGATTAAACCACGAAATGGTAAAATGTTTTTAGATGGCAAAGATATAGCTGAGATAAGGATTAAGGAGTTATCACAGGCGATTGCAATAGTTTCGCAAACTCAAGATTATGTATTTGATATAGCTGTAGATGAATTCGTTCTTTTGGGCAGAATTCCTTATCGGCGAAGATTTCAGTTACTTGAGACAAAGCAGGATGAAAATATTGCTCAAAATGTAATGGTATTAACTGATACTTTTAGATTTAAAGATAGGTTTATAGGTGAATTAAGTGGTGGAGAAAGGCAGCGTGTTGTAATTGCGAGGGCACTGACGCAGGAGCCAAAGTTACTTTTGTTAGATGAACCTACAGCTCATTTAGATATAAACCATCAGATAAGAATTTTAGACCTTATAAGAAGACTAAATAGAGAAAATGGTCTTACTGTAATTATGGTTTTACATGACCTTAATTTAGCCAGCGAGTATTGTGACAGGTTAATTCTTCTTAATAATGGGTTTATTCACAAAATTGGTACACCACAAGAAGTACTAACTTATCAAATTATTGAGGAAGTTTACAATACAGTAGTAGTGGTGAAAGAGAATCCTATCTCTTCTAAACCATATGTAGTATTGGTTTCAAAAGAAAAGATTAAAGTATAATGTTGTTCTTAATAGCACTTCAGTTTCTGACAAGAATTCCTGTTAAGCGTAACCTTTATATCACAGATAGTTTACTTGCAAAGTCAATGATATTCTTTCCTATAATTGGGTTATTTATAGGAGGCATACAAGTTGCAGTATTCTGGGGCATCTATAAGTTTGTATCTCCTTCAGTCACTGCTCTACTTCTACTTTTCATTTCAATAATTCTCACGGGCGCAATTCATATTGAGGGTTTCGCCGATATGGCGGATGGTTTTTTAGTGGAAGGAATAAAAATGAAATACTTCAAATTATGAAAGATAGTCGTATAGGAGCTATTGGGGCAGTAAGTGTAGTATGTCTTATATTGGCAAAATTTGTCCTCCTCAGAGAAATAATAGAGTCCCGACAGGTCGGGATTGGTCGTCCTTTTACTGAAGGTACAGGGACAAAGATTGTATGTATAGCAAGCATTGTTCCTATAGCGGGTTCTATTATTTCTTTTGAGTTATGGGGATTTTTTCTAATATGTATTACTCTTTTTATAACACTCATTACATTATGGTTAGCAAAACGTAAAATTGGTGGAGTCACTGGTGACATATTAGGGGCAATTAATGAAATTACAGTAGTAATTTTGCTTTTGAGTATAGCAATGGTAGGAAGTTTATGGGTATAAGGTCGCCACCATTATAAATTCAGTATCCATATGTCATTGCGAGCCGAAGGCGACGCAATCTCATATATGTGGTGAATTATAGTTTAGGACACGCCATGGTGTGTCCCTACAACTTAAAATAAAAGGAGGCTGAAAATGATTGCTTTAATTATCACTATAAGTTTGATGGTTATGGATACCACCTTTTCAAAGGAGGAATATCCATTGTATAGGATGGAAGAAATTGTAGTTACAGCTACAAGAATACAGCAATATTTGAGAGATGTCCCAGTTGCTACAACAGTTATTACACGAGCTGATATTGATGCTACCAATGCTAAAGATGTAGGTGAGCTACTTCGTGGTGTGGTAGGTGTAGATATTAAAAGTTACGGAACCCTTGGTGCTATGAGTTCAGTAAGTTTACGAGGCTCTACTTCACAACAGGTGTTAGTATTAGTTGATGGGCGGCCGGTGAACTCAATTTCAACTGGTGAATGTGATTTGAGTAAAATTTCATTGGATGATATCCTAAGAATTGAAATTGTTAGGTGTCCTACTTCTCATTTATATGGGGCAAATGCTTTAGGTGGAGTAGTTAATATTATCACAAGAGAGCCCCCAAAGAAGTTAACTACTACTGGCTATGGTTCCTATGGTAGGTTTAATACACAAATTTATAGGTTAGACCATGGTGGAAGTATTGACAATTTTGGATGGCTGGTTACAGGTGGAATCAAGAAATCTAACGGGTTTAGAGCAAATTCTGATTATATAGCAAATGATTTGGCTGTAAAATCAGGGTACAAGTTTAAAAATGGACTCAAAGCTAAAGTAAATCTGCTATTTCATAGCGATAACCTGGGTGTTCCGGGCTGTGTTCCACCTGAAGGTAATCCTGCAAAGTATGGGAATGAAGAGGTAACATCTCTATTTGACAGGCAGAAAGATTTGAATATCTCAAGCAGTTTAGACTTTGTGTACGAAGTGAGTGGATTCTTAACTCTAATGAGTAAGAGTTTTTTTGACCAAAACAAACTAAATTATCGGTGTAGGTATGATGACTGGTTGACCCTTGACACGTTAGATGAAGACGACGAATACCTATCAAAGATTATAGGCAGTAGTTTACAATATCAACTTAATTTTAGAAAGTTTTTATCAACTGGAGGAGTTGAATTACGAAATACCAATCACAAAGTAAGGCAAGTAATCACTGACCGCAATACAGGTGATGATACCACAATCAATTGGAATCCTGTTAGTGTAGAGTACGGTGTCTGGTTTGAGTCTCATCAAAGAGTATTGAATTTATTTGAGTTCAATGAGGGGCTACGGTATGACCATCATTCTAAATATGGTTCTAAAATATCACCAAGTATTGGAGCAATTTGTTGGCTTAGTGATAGAGACATCATCCGTAGCTCTATTGGCAAGGCGTATCGTGCGCCTACTTTTAATGACCTTTATTGGCCGGTAGGTGGGAATCCAAATCTAAAGTGTGAATCTGGCTGGAACTCTGAAGTAGGGCTTAAGCATTTGTTTTATAAAAATTTAGTTGCTGATTTATCTATATTTACACTAAATACAAAAGACAAGATTGCATGGGCACCTGATACTGGTGGAATTTGGCGGCCTCAAAACGTCAATATGCATTCCTGTAAAGGGGGAGAGCTTGAACTCAATGGCAATTTCAAGGATAAACTTTTAGTGGGGCTTACCTATGCGTATCTTGATGCAAAACAGACTAACCGTGAAATTATATACTCTGATTGGATGACAGGTGAGGTAAGGCAGGAATTTAAGACAAGGATAGCTGCATTTACACCAAGATATGAGATTGGAACTAATGTTACACTTAAGCCTGCTACTGGGACCCAACTTAACTTAAGAGCCAGATTCGTAGATAAGAGAGTAAATTATTATCCAAATTACGAGAATGTCCCTGTTGTTACGGTGGATACTAAACCGCTTAATAGTTGTTGGGTTATGGATGCTAAATTTACACAGAGAATGGGAAATCTTAAACTTGAGATAGGGATAGATAACATCTTCAATAAGGATTATATTGAACAATTTGGCACTTCTTTTAAAGATAGGGGCTATCCAATGCCTCTAAGAACTTACATTATTGGAATGAACTACGGTTTCTGAGTTTATAGGTTGAGTAGTTTTGAGATACAGAGTTCAAAAACTGATACAGGGTGTCTGATTTTATAATTTTCTAACACTTGTGGATGGATTTCACCTATTAAGCCTACACTCTGAGCATTCACTATAATACTACCTACCCGTCCATTAATAAACGAAGGAGGTATCACCTCAAGGTGTGATATTTTCTTGAGTTTATAAGAAAAGCCTAAATAATACGATAGAACATCTAAATAGCTATGTAGCTCAGAAAAATTTGCGCCCGGGTGTGCAATTAAAGCAGCAAGATTAAATAAAGTCCTGCTCATAAGTACAGCTTCTGAATCTGTGACTACTACCTCACCGATTTCAAAGAGTTTATGAGGATATACAGCTTTTGAGCTTGTAGCCTCAACTTTAAGAAGCGATGGAATTATTGAGTTACGGAGTACAGAAAATGATTCTGAAATTGGATTATCAATCTCAATTGCATCACCAATAGAGAGTTCTTTTGTTGAAAAAATATTATCCTCTGATGTCAGAATATTTGACATTATCTCTTCAAAGCCACAGCCTACCATAATCTCACTTACCTTACGAAGGATAGGCTGTAACTTTGTTGTCTTACCGACAGTGAATTCTTTTAATTCATCCGGTTTAAAAGAATTGTATCCCTTACGAATAGCAAAATCCTCAATTACATCAACTCCGTGCATTACATCCCTACGGTAGGGAGGTGGGATTACTTTAATTGTATCTTTTCTGTCTGCATCAATGATCTTATAGCCTGATTTTACTAAATTTTCCTTAATTTCTTTTGTTTCAATTGCTGCACCAAGTAAATTCTCAAATTCACATTTTTTGACCTCTATTAAATCTTTGAACTCATATGGTAACACTATCTCTTTTCCAAATTGTGTATGCCATGGATACTTTATTTTGATTGGCACAACTTTTGCACCTCTATCTAAAAAATTGTATGCAAGAATATTTGCAACAAGTATAACTTGTTCCAAATTAGTCCCAGTAATGTCACAAAATAAGTTGCTATCCCCAACCTTTACTTTACCCACTGTTTCAGAGTTTATGATTGGAGGGAACGAGAGAATCTCTCCTTTATTATCTTCTAATATTGGAAACTCTGCATATCCTTCCAAAATGTGACTATAAGCTTTGCCTTTCGGATGAGTAGCTAATATTTCTTTTAGATTAAGTGCTCTATTAAAATCCAAAGGTATAAATTTTCTTTCAATTGGGTTGACTGCCCGATAAAAAAGAGGGAACTCAATCTTATCTGCATTAAACGCACCTATAGCAATGTCTCTTCTACCCCGTCCATATACATTGGCAAGCTTTTCTTGAGTCTGTATAAGCTGGATTAAAGCATGTTCATCGAGCGAGATTCCGTGAACAAGGACTCCACAAATGTACGGTCTTATAGATTTTAAATTGGACGAGACAATTATCTCCTTATCCGCAGGGGTTTGATTAATCAAGCCCCTACAAATTGGGAGAGAATTTCCTTTTATTTCTCTTGCAATTCCCTCAACACAAAATAAGTCTGGTCTATTTGTGTCAATAAGTTCTATTCTTAACTCATCTCTCTCTATTTCCTTAATTTCACCTTTAACAAGCGAAAGTAAGCTTGCTAACTCTTCTCCCGCCATAGGCGGGACTCTAAGTAGCGACTCTAAATCACTTTTTGAGATAGTAATCGTTGGCATTTTTTACGAATTAAGTTTAAATCTTGTGAAAACAAGTCGCGTATGTCATGAATATCAAGCACCATCATTGCCATCCTATCTAACCCCAATCCCCATGCAAGAACTGGCACATTTACCCCTAAAGGCATAGTTACTTCTGGTCTGAAAATTCCTGCCCCACCAAGCTCTACCCAGCCAAGTTTTGGATGCTTTGCATGAAGCTCAACTGATGGCTCTGTAAATGGGAAATAACCGGGTATAAACTTAATCTCGTTTGATTGAGCAATTTCAGTTCCAAATAGTTTTAAAAGCCCAAGAAGTGACCTAAAATTAGCATCTTTACTCACCACAATACCTTCAATTTGAAAGAAGTCAGGTGCGTGTGCAGCATCAACTGGGTCTGGTCTAAAGCAACGTGCAATTGCAAAATATTTACCCGGTGGATTTGGATGTAAAGCCAATGTTCTTACAGATAAAGCTGTACCATGACTTCTGAGTATTAGCCTCTTTGCTCGTTCTCTGTCAAACTTATATCCCCAACCTCGTGACCCAGTATGCCACCCATCTTGATGAGTTTGTGCTACACAACCTAAAATTTTAGGCTCAATTTCTTTTGAGTATTTTGGTGACCGTATAAAGTAAATACCATGAATTTCACGGGCTGAATGGAATTGTGGCATAAAGAGAGCATCCATATTCCAGAACTCGTTTTCAACAAGCTCACCTGATACTTCACAAAAACCCATTGAAATCAATTTCTCCCTCACTCTATCAAGGAATTCACGATAAGGGTGTGGCTTACCTATAACTATCCTTGGTGGTTTAATATCTATATTGTATTCACGAAAAACTTTACCCTTCCAACTCCCATCTTTTAGCAAAGACGGAGTTAGTTGAGAAACTTCAACAGAAGGTTCTACTTTTTTTATTAATATCTTCAAGACAGCTTTACCTAAATCCGTAATTTTATATGTAAATTCTTCTCGTTCATCCACACGGAAGACTCCTCTCGTTTTTCCACGCTTCCTTGACATAGATTTAACAATAGATTGCTCATCATTTGAGAGTTCGTCAAAATTGATAGTCCTGCCCCTAATCTTATCTATGAACTTCTGACCTTTTATGCCATTATTAATCTTTAAAGGATCTCTGAGTTTAATCATACCTGTCTCTATATTAATAATTCCTGCACTTTTCAAATAGCCGATAGCCTCTGATATCTCTTTTGAGGCTAGCCCAGTTTCTGTTAGCTTTACTGCATCCTTTTTCTTAAGCAAATTTATAATTTTGACCTCAGGTAACCCTTCTCTTGCATATCTATTTCCAAGTTCAGTTAAAGTTACATTTCTTTTGACATCTCTTTTAATAACACTGATAATCTTCTTTGTAATCAGCCATTGTATTGCCCTATGTGTTTCTGGCTCTGATAGTCCAGTAAGAGACACAAGCTCAGAAAACTTTAATTGCTTACAAGTCTTAAATGAAAGAATAATCTTGCTCTCCAATGGATGTAATCCTTTAATATAACTCTCATCCATGTC
This sequence is a window from bacterium. Protein-coding genes within it:
- a CDS encoding phenylalanine--tRNA ligase subunit alpha, translated to MDESYIKGLHPLESKIILSFKTCKQLKFSELVSLTGLSEPETHRAIQWLITKKIISVIKRDVKRNVTLTELGNRYAREGLPEVKIINLLKKKDAVKLTETGLASKEISEAIGYLKSAGIINIETGMIKLRDPLKINNGIKGQKFIDKIRGRTINFDELSNDEQSIVKSMSRKRGKTRGVFRVDEREEFTYKITDLGKAVLKILIKKVEPSVEVSQLTPSLLKDGSWKGKVFREYNIDIKPPRIVIGKPHPYREFLDRVREKLISMGFCEVSGELVENEFWNMDALFMPQFHSAREIHGIYFIRSPKYSKEIEPKILGCVAQTHQDGWHTGSRGWGYKFDRERAKRLILRSHGTALSVRTLALHPNPPGKYFAIARCFRPDPVDAAHAPDFFQIEGIVVSKDANFRSLLGLLKLFGTEIAQSNEIKFIPGYFPFTEPSVELHAKHPKLGWVELGGAGIFRPEVTMPLGVNVPVLAWGLGLDRMAMMVLDIHDIRDLFSQDLNLIRKKCQRLLSQKVI